The following proteins are co-located in the Plasmodium vinckei vinckei genome assembly, chromosome: PVVCY_11 genome:
- a CDS encoding CIR protein PIR protein, fragment — protein sequence MAGWIFLLKKIYDSDLVDNDVPKNMNINEYIITWLIYMLKLKDGNSITNLNDFYYQYKNQRGEHSLVSTNGKEFVGIFEKLNNDFDINENSSYRKILSSLSTYYDNFKKYCDKNCNGCSSIPPLPTTKTIQVSAHISENTSSSSSILNTLISGLSIFSLIPAFLGIAYKTIYKKKFKKIKKKMKVNILFEE from the exons atggCTGGATGGATATTCcttcttaaaaaaatttatgattCTGATTTGGTTGACAATGATGTACCAAAgaatatgaatattaacgaatatattatcacatggttaatttatatgttaaAGCTAAAAGATGGTAACAGCATCACCAATTTAAATGacttttattatcaatataaaaatcaaCGTGGAGAACATAGCTTGGTTTCAACTAATG GTAAAGAATTTGTTggaatttttgaaaaacttaataatgattttgatattaatgaaaacagttcatatagaaaaatattgtcTAGTTTATCAACttattatgataattttaaaaaatattgtgaTAAAAATTGCAATGGTTGTAGCAGTATTCCACCTCTTCCAACAACAAAAACAATACAAGTTTCTGCGCATATCTCTGAAAATACATCATCAAGTTCGTCGATATTAAACACATTAATTTCAGGtttatcaatattttctttaatacCAGCTTTCTTGGGAATTGCTTATAAG acaatatataagaaaaaatttaaaaaaataaagaaaaaaatgaaagttaatatattattcgaAGAATAA